The proteins below come from a single Aegilops tauschii subsp. strangulata cultivar AL8/78 chromosome 6, Aet v6.0, whole genome shotgun sequence genomic window:
- the LOC109783865 gene encoding U-box domain-containing protein 4 translates to MDSPASASSPVEFLLRRPTPRRRRLPLAGAFFAPTALAGASLLRALASLAAGLLAAPRPPSQPRNFAALARRLALLSALLDSLLLDAPDRFSDAANLCFRELYVVLFRADLLVSYVASAGRAWALLRGAHLAASFRDLDAELAVVLDVIPAASIRLSHDAAGHLDLLRSQCRRRAPAQYHDPDEAALRHRLLAAVQQFELGQPPPLKSLLSDVGISDAASCQAEIDYLEEQILSQEEDTDLLLVGGVLALLRYSLFSQFDPGNAKAAQYWPSAGNLQRLPSWGGGGCDDTSFSVPKEFSCPISLDLMRDPVVASTGQTYDRPSIIQWIGEGHSTCPNSGQALADNRLVPNRALRSLISQWCGMYCFQYDSPESNEGMAECVATACSSKAAIEANKATARILVRMLVESSDSSKAVAAKEIRLLAKAGKQNRAFIAELGAIPLLCRLLLSSDQIAQENAVTALLNLSIYEPNKTRIMEQEGCLWLIVSVLQNGWTTEARENAAATLFSLSVVHDYKKMIMNEPGALEKLACMLKKGTPRGRKDAVMALFNLSTHAESSARMLESSAVVALIESLRNDTVSEEAAGALALLMKQPSVVHLVGSSETVISSLVGLMRRGTPKGKENAVSALYEICRRGGSTLVRRVAKIPGLNTVIQNIMLTGTKRAKKKASLIVKMCQRSQMPSAMSLGTSLRVVDHSLVGNSSLRRAASFGSGELSNPVSISVHVP, encoded by the coding sequence ATGGACTCGCCGGCGTCGGCCTCCTCGCCGGTGGAGTTCCTGCTCCGGCGCCCCACGCCGAGGCGGAGGAGGCTGCCGCTGGCCGGCGCCTTCTTCGCGCCCACCGCCCTCGCCGGCGCCTCGCTGCTCCGCGCGCTCGCCTCGCTCGCCGCCGGGCTGCTCGCCGCGCCGCGCCCGCCGTCGCAGCCGCGGAACTTCGCCGCGCTCGCGCGCCGCCTCGCGCTGCTCAGCGCACTCCTCGACTCGCTCCTCCTCGACGCGCCGGACCGCTTCTCCGACGCCGCCAACCTCTGCTTCCGCGAGCTCTACGTCGTGCTCTTCCGCGCCGACCTGCTCGTCTCCTACGTCGCCTCCGCCGGCCGCGCGTGGGCGCTGCTCCGGGGCGCCCACCTCGCCGCCTCCTTCCGCGACCTCGACGCCGAGCTCGCCGTCGTCCTCGACGTCATCCCCGCCGCCTCCATCCGCCTCTCGCACGACGCGGCCGGCCACCTCGACCTCCTCCGCTCCCAGTGCCGCCGCCGAGCGCCCGCACAGTACCACGACCCGGACGAGGCTGCGCTACGCCACCGCCTCCTGGCCGCCGTCCAACAGTTCGAGCTCGGCCAGCCGCCTCCGCTCAAGTCGCTCCTCTCCGACGTCGGCATCTCTGACGCCGCATCTTGCCAAGCTGAAATCGACTACCTTGAGGAACAAATCTTGAGTCAAGAAGAGGATACCGACCTCCTGCTCGTCGGTGGTGTTCTCGCCTTGCTCCGCTACAGCCTCTTCTCGCAGTTCGACCCTGGCAACGCAAAGGCGGCCCAGTATTGGCCGTCGGCGGGAAACTTGCAGCGGCTTCCAtcgtggggcggcggcggctgcgacgACACCTCCTTCTCGGTGCCCAAGGAGTTCTCCTGCCCGATTTCTTTGGATTTGATGCGCGACCCTGTGGTGGCGTCCACCGGCCAGACGTATGACCGGCCATCAATCATACAGTGGATCGGGGAGGGCCATTCCACCTGCCCAAATTCAGGGCAGGCACTGGCAGACAACCGCCTTGTGCCGAATCGTGCGCTCCGCAGTTTGATATCACAGTGGTGTGGGATGTATTGTTTCCAGTATGATTCCCCAGAGAGCAACGAGGGGATGGCCGAATGCGTCGCCACCGCGTGCAGCAGCAAGGCGGCAATCGAGGCGAATAAAGCCACAGCCAGGATTCTGGTCAGGATGCTGGTGGAGAGTTCAGATAGCTCAAAGGCAGTTGCTGCCAAGGAAATTAGGTTGCTGGCCAAGGCTGGGAAACAGAACAGAGCGTTCATCGCCGAGCTCGGTGCAATCCCGTTGCTCTGCAGGCTGCTCCTGTCATCAGATCAGATTGCGCAAGAGAACGCAGTGACGGCGCTGCTCAATCTCTCCATTTACGAGCCAAACAAAACGCGGATTATGGAACAGGAGGGTTGCTTGTGGCTTATCGTCAGCGTGTTGCAGAATGGCTGGACTACAGAGGCCAGAGAGAATGCAGCAGCAACTCTGTTTAGTCTCTCCGTGGTCCATGATTACAAGAAGATGATCATGAATGAGCCAGGGGCTCTGGAGAAGCTGGCTTGTATGCTGAAAAAAGGGACGCCAAGGGGGAGGAAAGATGCAGTGATGGCACTTTTCAACCTCTCAACTCATGCAGAAAGCTCAGCTCGGATGCTTGAGTCAAGTGCAGTTGTAGCTTTAATCGAGTCACTGAGGAACGACACCGTGTCGGAGGAAGCTGCTGGTGCTCTGGCTCTGCTCATGAAGCAGCCTTCTGTTGTGCATCTTGTTGGGAGCTCTGAAACTGTGATCAGTAGCCTCGTTGGATTAATGAGACGGGGAACTCCAAAGGGCAAGGAGAATGCAGTGTCCGCTCTATACGAGATATGTCGCCGTGGTGGCTCAACATTGGTTCGGAGAGTAGCAAAGATTCCAGGGTTGAATACGGTAATACAGAACATCATGCTCACTGGAACAAAGCGCGCCAAGAAGAAAGCAAGCTTGATTGTCAAGATGTGCCAAAGAAGCCAAATGCCGTCAGCAATGTCGCTAGGGACTAGCTTGAGGGTGGTTGATCATTCTTTGGTAGGTAACAGCTCATTGAGGCGTGCTGCAAGCTTTGGCAGTGGAGAGTTGTCGAATCCTGTTTCGATATCAGTGCACGTGCCCTAG